Proteins found in one Streptomyces sp. NBC_00461 genomic segment:
- the paaB gene encoding 1,2-phenylacetyl-CoA epoxidase subunit PaaB — MTNTDWPLWEVFVRSRRGLSHTHAGSLHAPDAEFALRNARDLYTRRGEGVSIWVVPSSAITASSPDEKDPFFEPSADKPYRHPTFYEIPEGVKHL, encoded by the coding sequence ATGACGAACACCGACTGGCCCCTGTGGGAGGTCTTCGTGCGCTCACGCCGCGGCCTCTCCCACACCCACGCCGGCAGCCTGCACGCCCCGGACGCGGAGTTCGCCCTGCGCAACGCCCGTGACCTGTACACCCGCCGCGGCGAGGGCGTCTCGATCTGGGTCGTCCCCTCGTCCGCGATCACCGCGTCGTCACCGGACGAGAAGGACCCGTTCTTCGAACCGTCCGCCGACAAGCCATACCGGCACCCGACGTTCTACGAGATCCCGGAGGGGGTGAAGCACCTGTGA
- the paaA gene encoding 1,2-phenylacetyl-CoA epoxidase subunit PaaA: MATAATHQTYGTEEDTAAIGAYERAFDAAVAADERIEPRDWMPDAYRATLVRQMAQHAHSEIIGMQPEANWITRAPSLRRKAILMAKVQDEAGHGLYLYSAAETLGTSREELLDKLHSGRQKYSSIFNYPTLTWADVGAIGWLVDGAAITNQVPLCRCSYGPYARAMVRVCKEESFHQRQGFELLLALSRGTPEQHEMAQDAVNRWWWPSLMMFGPPDDESAHSEQSMTWKIKRHSNDELRRRFVDICVPQAESLGLTLPDPDLRWNEERGHHDFGAIDWTEFREVLKGNGPCNEQRITQRRRAHDEGAWVRESAAAYAAKHTGETGATRA, from the coding sequence ATGGCGACAGCAGCCACGCACCAGACGTACGGCACCGAGGAGGACACCGCCGCCATCGGTGCGTACGAGCGTGCCTTCGACGCCGCCGTGGCCGCCGACGAGCGCATCGAGCCGCGGGACTGGATGCCCGACGCCTATCGCGCGACGCTGGTCCGGCAGATGGCACAGCACGCCCACTCCGAGATCATCGGCATGCAGCCGGAGGCCAACTGGATCACGCGCGCGCCCAGCCTGCGCCGCAAGGCCATCCTGATGGCCAAGGTCCAGGACGAGGCGGGACACGGCCTGTATCTGTACAGCGCCGCCGAGACGCTCGGCACCAGCCGCGAAGAGCTGCTCGACAAGCTCCACTCGGGTCGGCAGAAGTACTCCTCGATCTTCAACTACCCGACGCTGACCTGGGCGGACGTAGGCGCGATCGGCTGGCTGGTGGACGGCGCCGCGATCACCAACCAGGTCCCGCTGTGCCGCTGCTCCTACGGCCCCTACGCACGCGCGATGGTCCGCGTCTGCAAGGAGGAGTCCTTCCACCAGCGCCAGGGGTTCGAGCTGCTGCTCGCCCTCAGCCGCGGCACTCCGGAACAGCACGAGATGGCGCAGGACGCGGTGAACCGCTGGTGGTGGCCGTCCCTGATGATGTTCGGCCCGCCCGACGACGAGTCGGCACACTCCGAGCAGTCGATGACGTGGAAGATCAAGCGGCATTCGAACGACGAGCTGCGCCGGCGCTTCGTCGACATCTGCGTCCCCCAGGCCGAGTCCCTCGGCCTCACCCTCCCCGACCCCGACCTCAGGTGGAACGAGGAGCGGGGACATCACGACTTCGGCGCGATCGACTGGACGGAGTTCCGGGAGGTCCTCAAGGGCAACGGCCCGTGCAACGAGCAGCGGATCACCCAGCGCAGGCGCGCCCACGACGAGGGCGCCTGGGTAAGGGAGTCGGCCGCGGCGTACGCGGCCAAGCACACCGGCGAGACAGGAGCGACGCGAGCATGA
- a CDS encoding DUF5819 family protein — protein MDAYGTDSDARRGPDGPGGAPDPGEAPEASGPSEPDGSLEAGGPSEPDGSPEADGPREPDGRSDLDGSPAADGGPKRIAGSKRIAGPDTGGADLGAWPPAGAAPAPAPAPAPDSTSASTSDPGPHLAPRTGVAALSPRYQIGAALALAVVAVVVCVHVGMVFLHVSPANTLTKAHGKAIDDWIYPEFEQNWKLFAPNPLQQNIALQVRAEVQAKNGELRTTGWYDLSAEDGRAIDGNLLPSHTQQNELRRAWDFFVATHDSTNRSTGLRGTLSESYLRRIVMLRLDRDDVSGNGGVIEQVQVRSRTTNVPPPKWSTEKISDKPMDRVLPWWLVTAADTDGGAE, from the coding sequence ATGGACGCGTACGGCACAGACTCGGACGCCCGGCGCGGGCCGGACGGGCCCGGCGGTGCGCCGGACCCGGGCGAAGCGCCCGAGGCGAGCGGCCCGTCCGAGCCTGACGGATCTCTGGAAGCGGGCGGCCCGTCCGAGCCTGACGGATCTCCGGAAGCCGATGGTCCGCGCGAGCCCGACGGTCGATCTGATCTTGACGGTTCACCCGCTGCCGACGGCGGACCGAAGCGGATTGCCGGTTCGAAGCGGATCGCCGGTCCGGACACGGGCGGAGCCGATCTTGGGGCCTGGCCCCCCGCAGGTGCCGCACCGGCCCCCGCACCGGCACCCGCACCCGACTCCACCTCTGCCTCCACCTCTGACCCCGGTCCGCACCTGGCGCCGCGTACTGGTGTGGCCGCTCTCTCCCCGCGCTACCAGATCGGCGCCGCGCTGGCGCTCGCGGTCGTCGCCGTCGTCGTCTGTGTGCACGTCGGCATGGTCTTTCTGCATGTCTCGCCGGCGAACACGCTGACCAAGGCGCACGGCAAGGCGATCGACGACTGGATCTACCCGGAGTTCGAGCAGAACTGGAAGCTCTTCGCGCCGAATCCGCTGCAGCAGAACATCGCGCTCCAGGTCCGCGCCGAGGTGCAGGCGAAGAACGGCGAGCTGCGGACGACCGGCTGGTACGACCTGTCCGCCGAGGACGGCCGGGCCATCGACGGCAATCTGCTGCCCAGCCACACCCAGCAGAACGAGCTGCGCCGGGCCTGGGACTTCTTCGTCGCCACGCACGACAGCACCAACCGCTCGACGGGCCTGCGCGGCACCCTGTCCGAGTCCTACCTGCGGCGCATCGTGATGCTGCGCCTGGACCGCGACGACGTGTCCGGCAACGGTGGCGTCATCGAGCAGGTCCAGGTGCGTTCCCGTACCACCAACGTGCCGCCGCCGAAGTGGAGCACGGAGAAGATCTCGGACAAGCCCATGGACCGTGTGCTGCCCTGGTGGCTCGTCACGGCCGCCGACACCGACGGAGGAGCCGAGTGA
- a CDS encoding HTTM domain-containing protein — MNRFALAVSSAIARITGAALGPYQTAVVRIGFSATWLLFLLREIPHREELYGPGSPWSWDLAQQLISSNSAFTALMWSDSRGWFEVVYVLAALSSLLLLLGWRTRTMSVLFMIGVLSLQNRSVFMGDGGDNVLHLMSVYLVFTRCGQVWSLDARRARLAREARARGQYVPDQHGRDQYGPDVYGPEQYVSDQYVSDRVGPALWGLLGFALVAVTAGGRFDGVDPTVPVILWVVWLASALSWAVRRRVKSGEPRILLDVIANIVHNGALFVIMAEACLIYATAGWYKIQGTRWQDGTAVYYPLHLDYFTPWPGLADLLSSSGTMVMLVTYGTVIVQVAFPFTLFNRRVKNVLLAAMMTEHAVIAVVLGLPFFSLAMIAADAVFLPTSLLRRVGGWAARGRERLFARDGRVTLPGPRAPENPEPTRAGSTA; from the coding sequence GTGAACCGCTTCGCCCTGGCGGTCTCCTCCGCCATCGCGCGCATCACCGGGGCGGCGCTCGGCCCGTATCAGACCGCCGTGGTCCGCATAGGCTTCAGCGCGACCTGGCTGCTGTTCCTGCTGCGCGAGATCCCCCACCGCGAGGAGTTGTACGGCCCCGGAAGCCCGTGGAGCTGGGACCTCGCCCAGCAGCTGATCTCGTCCAACAGCGCCTTCACGGCTCTGATGTGGTCGGACAGCCGGGGCTGGTTCGAGGTCGTCTACGTGCTCGCCGCCTTGTCGAGCCTGCTGCTGCTGCTCGGCTGGCGCACCCGCACGATGTCCGTTCTGTTCATGATCGGTGTCCTTTCGCTGCAGAACCGCAGTGTCTTCATGGGGGACGGCGGCGACAACGTCCTGCACCTGATGTCCGTCTACCTCGTGTTCACGCGCTGCGGCCAGGTCTGGTCGCTGGACGCGCGGCGGGCACGGCTCGCGCGTGAGGCACGCGCGCGTGGGCAGTACGTCCCGGATCAGCACGGCCGGGATCAGTACGGCCCGGATGTGTACGGCCCGGAGCAGTACGTGTCGGACCAGTACGTCTCGGACCGGGTCGGCCCCGCGCTCTGGGGCCTGCTCGGGTTCGCGCTGGTCGCGGTGACCGCCGGCGGCCGGTTCGACGGCGTCGACCCGACCGTGCCGGTGATCCTGTGGGTCGTGTGGCTCGCCTCCGCCCTGTCGTGGGCCGTGAGGCGCCGGGTGAAGAGCGGCGAGCCCCGGATACTGCTGGACGTCATAGCCAACATCGTCCACAACGGCGCCCTCTTCGTGATCATGGCAGAGGCCTGTCTGATCTACGCGACAGCCGGCTGGTACAAGATCCAGGGCACGCGCTGGCAGGACGGCACCGCGGTCTACTACCCCCTCCACCTGGACTACTTCACGCCCTGGCCCGGGCTCGCCGACCTGCTGTCCTCCAGCGGCACGATGGTGATGCTCGTGACGTACGGGACGGTGATCGTGCAGGTGGCCTTCCCGTTCACACTGTTCAACCGGCGGGTCAAGAACGTCCTGCTGGCCGCGATGATGACCGAGCACGCCGTGATCGCCGTGGTCCTCGGCCTGCCGTTCTTCTCGCTGGCCATGATCGCGGCGGACGCGGTCTTCCTGCCGACGTCGCTGCTGCGCCGCGTGGGCGGCTGGGCGGCACGCGGGCGTGAGCGCCTCTTCGCCCGCGACGGCCGTGTGACGCTGCCGGGCCCGCGGGCGCCGGAGAACCCCGAGCCCACACGAGCGGGCTCCACGGCGTAG
- a CDS encoding TrmH family RNA methyltransferase, which translates to MTDPTAGPVSDWRRLAGTCVLLDGFHALKHAVRFGAEVPVAVTVDRRAALALADELAPDVRDRLGELLTEVPEPAYRSLVPRPHPTAVAALAVRPSRAANLDRLAHTPRTAPVVVLDNPRNLGNAGAVIRLAAGFGATGVVTTGTLDPWHPTVVRGGAGLHFATAVERLAVDELPTGPLYALDPEGDDIRGVKLPDDAVLAFGSERSGLSAELRARTDHLLALPMRPQVSSYNLATSVAMALYHWSATGGASAL; encoded by the coding sequence ATGACCGACCCCACTGCCGGCCCTGTGAGCGACTGGCGCCGGCTCGCCGGCACCTGCGTGCTGCTCGACGGCTTCCACGCCCTCAAGCACGCCGTGCGTTTCGGAGCCGAGGTGCCGGTGGCGGTCACGGTCGACCGGCGGGCGGCGCTCGCCCTCGCCGACGAACTGGCCCCCGACGTACGGGACAGGCTGGGCGAACTCCTCACCGAGGTGCCGGAGCCGGCGTATCGGAGTCTGGTCCCGCGCCCGCATCCCACCGCCGTGGCGGCTTTGGCCGTACGACCGTCCCGCGCCGCCAACCTCGACAGGCTGGCGCACACCCCCCGCACCGCCCCCGTCGTGGTCCTCGACAACCCGCGCAACCTCGGCAACGCGGGTGCCGTGATCCGGCTGGCCGCCGGGTTCGGCGCGACCGGGGTGGTCACCACCGGCACGCTCGACCCCTGGCACCCCACAGTCGTGCGCGGCGGGGCGGGACTGCACTTCGCGACCGCCGTGGAACGGCTGGCCGTCGACGAGCTGCCGACGGGCCCGCTGTACGCCCTGGACCCTGAGGGCGACGACATCCGGGGGGTCAAGCTCCCGGACGACGCCGTCCTCGCCTTCGGCTCCGAGCGCAGCGGGCTGTCCGCCGAACTACGCGCGCGTACCGACCACTTGCTGGCCCTCCCGATGCGTCCCCAGGTCTCCAGCTACAACCTGGCGACGAGTGTGGCCATGGCGCTGTACCACTGGAGTGCCACCGGGGGCGCGAGCGCTCTCTAG
- the paaN gene encoding phenylacetic acid degradation protein PaaN, protein MAAELTTHELISQHRPTLDQALEAIRTRAYWSPHPEHPKAYGESGSLDMAAGKAAFDALLGTRLDLGQPGTDDWVGGEVSPYGIELGVTYPHADVDELLPAMKAGQRAWRDAGAEMRAVVCLEILKRISDRTHEFAHAVMHTSGQAFMMAFQAGGPHAQDRGLEAVAYAYVEQVRTPDTAEWTKPQGKRDPLALTKQFTSVPRGIALVIGCNTFPTWNGYPGLFASLATGNAVLVKPHPRAVLPLALTVQVARQVLAEAGFDPNLVALAAERPGEGIAKTLATRPEIRIIDYTGSTSFGDWLEANARQAQVYTEKAGVNTVLVDSTSNYKGMLSNLAFSLSLYSGQMCTTPQNLLIPRDGIRTDEGPRTFDEVVADLARSVDGLLGDDARANALLGAIVNPDVKARLEAAAGLGEVALASREISNPEFPDAIVRTPVIVKLDGARKYWEGADDEAAYMSECFGPVSFAVAVDSAADAAELLRRTIREKGAMTVGAYTTDEEVEQAVQEVCLEEAAQLSLNLTGGVYVNQTAAFSDFHGSGGNPAANAALTDGAFVANRFRVVEVRREA, encoded by the coding sequence ATGGCCGCCGAACTGACCACGCACGAGCTGATCTCCCAGCACCGGCCCACCCTCGACCAGGCGCTGGAAGCGATCCGCACGCGCGCGTACTGGTCCCCGCACCCCGAACACCCCAAGGCGTACGGCGAGAGCGGCAGCCTGGACATGGCGGCGGGCAAGGCCGCCTTCGACGCCCTCCTGGGCACCCGCCTCGACCTCGGCCAGCCCGGGACGGACGACTGGGTGGGCGGCGAGGTCTCGCCGTACGGCATCGAGCTGGGTGTGACCTACCCGCACGCCGACGTCGACGAACTGCTGCCCGCCATGAAGGCCGGACAGCGCGCGTGGCGGGACGCGGGCGCGGAGATGCGCGCGGTGGTGTGCCTGGAGATCCTCAAGCGGATCAGTGACCGGACGCACGAGTTCGCGCACGCGGTCATGCACACCAGCGGCCAGGCGTTCATGATGGCGTTCCAGGCGGGCGGCCCGCACGCGCAGGACCGCGGCCTGGAGGCGGTGGCGTACGCGTACGTGGAGCAGGTCCGCACACCCGACACGGCGGAATGGACCAAGCCGCAGGGCAAGCGCGACCCGCTCGCGCTGACCAAGCAGTTCACGTCCGTCCCGCGCGGGATCGCGCTGGTCATCGGCTGCAACACCTTCCCGACGTGGAACGGCTATCCGGGCCTGTTCGCCTCCCTGGCCACCGGCAACGCGGTCCTGGTCAAGCCCCACCCGCGCGCGGTGCTGCCGCTCGCGCTCACCGTGCAGGTCGCCCGTCAGGTGCTCGCCGAGGCGGGCTTCGACCCGAACCTGGTCGCCCTGGCCGCCGAGCGGCCCGGCGAGGGCATCGCCAAGACGCTGGCCACCCGCCCGGAGATCCGGATCATCGACTACACGGGCTCGACGTCCTTCGGCGACTGGCTGGAGGCCAACGCCCGCCAGGCGCAGGTCTACACGGAGAAGGCCGGCGTCAACACGGTTCTCGTGGACTCCACGTCGAACTACAAGGGCATGCTCTCCAACCTGGCGTTCTCGCTGTCGCTGTACAGCGGCCAGATGTGCACCACCCCGCAGAACCTGCTGATTCCGCGTGACGGCATCCGCACCGACGAAGGGCCCCGCACCTTCGACGAGGTGGTCGCCGACCTCGCCCGCTCGGTGGACGGTCTGCTCGGCGACGACGCGCGCGCGAACGCCCTGCTCGGCGCGATCGTCAACCCGGACGTGAAGGCCCGCCTGGAGGCGGCGGCCGGCCTCGGCGAAGTCGCCCTGGCCTCACGGGAGATCAGCAACCCGGAGTTCCCGGACGCGATCGTGCGCACCCCCGTGATCGTGAAGCTGGACGGCGCGCGGAAATACTGGGAGGGGGCGGACGACGAGGCCGCGTACATGAGCGAGTGCTTCGGTCCCGTCTCGTTCGCGGTCGCGGTCGACTCGGCGGCCGACGCGGCGGAGCTGCTGCGGCGCACCATCCGCGAGAAGGGCGCGATGACGGTCGGGGCGTACACGACCGACGAGGAGGTCGAGCAGGCGGTCCAGGAGGTGTGCCTGGAAGAGGCCGCCCAGCTGTCGCTGAACCTCACGGGCGGGGTGTACGTGAACCAGACGGCTGCCTTCTCCGACTTCCACGGCTCGGGCGGCAACCCGGCGGCCAACGCGGCGCTCACGGACGGCGCGTTCGTGGCCAACCGTTTCCGTGTGGTGGAGGTCCGCCGGGAGGCCTAG
- a CDS encoding 3-hydroxyacyl-CoA dehydrogenase, whose amino-acid sequence MTALDLSSPVAVVGTGTMGQGIAQVALVAGHRVRLYDAAAGRAREAAEAIGARLDRLVEKDRLAAADRDAARDRLLPAQSLSELADCSLVVEAVLERLDAKQELLRELEGIVGEDCLLATNTSSLSVTAIGAALRNPGRFLGLHFFNPAPLLPLVEVVSGFATDVSSATRAYEMARAWGKTPVACADTPGFIVNRIARPFYAEAFAVYEAQGAEPATIDAVLRESGGFRMGAFELTDLIGQDVNESVTHSVWQSFFQDVRFTPSLAQRRLVESGRLGRKSGHGWYDYGDDAESAEPHTAEPAQPPAYVVVEGDLGPASELLALIREAGIAVREEDEDHGTRLVLPGGGQLALADGQTSVEFRDVVYFDLALDYRRATRIALSASQDTAPKTLAEATGLFQALGKDVSVIGDVPGMIVARTVARIVDLAHDAVAKGVATQEDIDTAMRLGVNYPLGPFEWSRKLGRNWAYALLDDLHLRDPSGRYAPSLALYRHAYATDKREGSTS is encoded by the coding sequence ATGACAGCACTCGACCTCAGCAGCCCCGTGGCCGTCGTCGGCACCGGCACCATGGGCCAGGGCATCGCCCAGGTCGCACTGGTCGCAGGCCATCGCGTACGGCTGTACGACGCCGCTGCCGGGCGCGCCCGGGAAGCCGCCGAGGCCATCGGCGCCCGCCTCGACCGGCTCGTCGAGAAGGACCGGCTCGCGGCCGCCGACCGGGACGCGGCACGCGACCGTCTGCTGCCCGCCCAGAGCCTCTCCGAGCTCGCCGACTGCTCCCTGGTCGTCGAGGCCGTCCTGGAGCGGCTGGACGCCAAGCAGGAGCTGCTGCGCGAACTGGAGGGCATCGTCGGCGAGGACTGTCTGCTCGCCACGAACACCTCGTCCCTGTCCGTCACCGCCATCGGCGCCGCGCTGCGCAACCCCGGCCGCTTCCTCGGCCTGCACTTCTTCAACCCCGCGCCGCTGCTGCCCCTCGTCGAGGTCGTCTCCGGGTTCGCCACCGACGTCTCGTCGGCCACGCGCGCGTACGAGATGGCACGCGCGTGGGGCAAGACGCCCGTCGCCTGCGCCGACACCCCCGGGTTCATCGTCAACCGCATCGCACGGCCCTTCTACGCCGAGGCGTTCGCGGTCTACGAGGCCCAGGGCGCGGAACCCGCCACCATCGACGCGGTGCTGCGCGAGTCCGGCGGCTTCAGGATGGGCGCCTTCGAGCTGACCGACCTCATCGGGCAGGACGTCAACGAGTCGGTCACACACTCCGTGTGGCAGTCCTTCTTCCAGGACGTGCGCTTCACGCCGTCGCTCGCCCAGCGGCGTCTGGTCGAGTCGGGCCGGCTCGGCCGCAAGAGCGGTCACGGCTGGTACGACTACGGCGACGACGCCGAGAGCGCCGAGCCGCACACCGCGGAGCCCGCACAGCCGCCCGCGTACGTCGTCGTCGAGGGCGACCTGGGCCCCGCGTCCGAACTGCTCGCGCTGATCCGCGAGGCGGGCATCGCCGTACGCGAGGAGGACGAGGACCACGGCACCCGGCTGGTCCTGCCGGGCGGCGGCCAGCTGGCGCTCGCCGACGGCCAGACCTCCGTGGAGTTCCGCGACGTCGTCTACTTCGACCTCGCCCTCGACTACCGCAGGGCCACCCGCATCGCCCTGTCCGCGTCCCAGGACACCGCGCCGAAGACCCTCGCGGAGGCCACCGGCCTCTTCCAGGCGCTCGGCAAGGACGTCAGCGTCATCGGCGACGTACCCGGCATGATCGTCGCCCGCACGGTCGCCCGGATCGTCGACCTGGCGCACGACGCCGTCGCCAAGGGCGTGGCCACCCAGGAGGACATCGACACCGCGATGCGCCTGGGCGTCAACTACCCGCTCGGACCCTTCGAGTGGAGCCGCAAGCTGGGCCGCAACTGGGCGTACGCCCTCCTCGACGACCTGCACCTGCGCGACCCCTCCGGGCGTTATGCGCCGTCCCTGGCGCTGTACCGCCACGCGTACGCCACCGACAAGCGGGAGGGCAGCACGTCATGA
- a CDS encoding TetR/AcrR family transcriptional regulator, translating into MTTAKRDTYTPETLLSVAVQVFNERGYDGTSMEHLSKAAGISKSSIYHHVAGKEELLRRAVSRALDGLFGILDEEHARVGRAAERFEYVVRRMVEVLIGDLPYVTLLLRVRGNTATERWALDRRRDFDHQVAELLKAAAADGDVREDVEVRLATRLVFGMINSIVEWYRPDGRGTSEREVADAVVQLVFGGLRKETKETKEA; encoded by the coding sequence ATGACCACCGCCAAGCGCGACACGTACACCCCGGAGACGCTGCTGTCCGTCGCCGTCCAGGTCTTCAACGAGCGCGGCTACGACGGCACCTCCATGGAGCACCTCTCCAAGGCGGCCGGCATCTCCAAGTCGTCGATCTACCACCATGTGGCCGGCAAGGAGGAGCTGCTGCGCCGGGCCGTCAGCCGGGCGCTCGACGGACTCTTCGGGATCCTCGACGAGGAGCACGCGCGCGTGGGACGCGCCGCCGAGCGCTTCGAGTACGTCGTCCGGCGCATGGTCGAGGTGCTGATCGGCGACCTGCCGTACGTGACGCTGCTGCTGCGCGTGCGCGGCAACACGGCCACCGAGCGGTGGGCCCTGGACCGGCGCCGGGACTTCGACCACCAGGTGGCCGAGCTGCTGAAGGCGGCGGCCGCCGACGGGGACGTGCGCGAGGACGTGGAGGTGCGGCTCGCCACGCGACTCGTCTTCGGGATGATCAACTCGATCGTCGAGTGGTACCGGCCGGATGGACGCGGCACGAGCGAGCGCGAAGTCGCCGACGCGGTCGTGCAGTTGGTCTTCGGAGGTCTCCGCAAGGAGACGAAGGAGACCAAGGAGGCCTGA
- a CDS encoding Lrp/AsnC family transcriptional regulator: MAPEQMAEGAEGGGQLPMPRPLDAIDLDILQMLQADGRASIRSVAERVHVSRANAYARINRLIEDGVIRGFGARVNHERAGQGTSAYITLKIVQNSWRTVREQLRQLPGASHIALVGGDFDVLLLVHTSDNRALREVVLTRLQAMPEVLSTRTLLVFEEEDLEPQG; encoded by the coding sequence ATGGCACCTGAACAAATGGCCGAAGGGGCGGAGGGCGGCGGCCAGCTACCGATGCCCCGTCCCCTCGACGCGATCGATCTGGACATCCTGCAGATGCTCCAAGCGGACGGCCGCGCGTCGATACGGTCGGTCGCGGAACGGGTGCACGTCTCGCGCGCCAACGCCTACGCGCGTATCAACCGCCTCATCGAGGACGGTGTCATCCGCGGCTTCGGCGCCCGCGTCAACCACGAGCGCGCAGGTCAGGGCACCTCGGCGTACATCACCCTGAAGATCGTCCAGAACTCCTGGCGCACGGTGCGCGAGCAGCTCAGACAGCTGCCGGGGGCCTCCCACATCGCTCTCGTGGGCGGCGACTTCGACGTGCTGCTGCTGGTGCACACCTCGGACAACAGGGCGCTGCGCGAGGTGGTGCTCACCAGGCTGCAGGCGATGCCGGAAGTGCTGAGTACGCGGACGCTGCTGGTGTTCGAGGAGGAGGACCTGGAGCCGCAGGGCTGA
- the pdhA gene encoding pyruvate dehydrogenase (acetyl-transferring) E1 component subunit alpha, with the protein MTVMEQRGAYRPSPPPAWQPRMDPAPLLPDAEPYRVLGTEAAAKADPALLRRLYAELVRGRRYNAQATALTKQGRLAVYPSTTGQEACEVAAALALQERDWLFPSYRDTLAAVARGLDPVQALTLLRGDWHTGYDPREHRVAPLCTPLATQLPHAVGLAHAARLKGDDVVALAMVGDGGTSEGDFHEALNFAAVWQAPVVFLVQNNGFAISVPLAKQTAAPSLAHKAVGYGMPGRLVDGNDAAAVHEVLSDAVRHAREGGGPTLVEAITYRIDAHTNADDATRYRGDTEVETWREHDPIALLEHELTERGLIDEDGIRAARDAAETMAADLRERMNQDPVLDPMDLFAHVYAEPTGQLREQRAQLQAELHAELHTEQEGGH; encoded by the coding sequence ATGACGGTCATGGAGCAGCGGGGCGCGTATAGGCCGTCCCCGCCGCCCGCCTGGCAGCCGCGCATGGACCCCGCGCCGCTGCTGCCCGACGCGGAGCCCTACCGCGTCCTCGGCACCGAGGCGGCGGCGAAGGCCGACCCGGCGCTGCTGCGCCGCCTGTACGCCGAGCTGGTACGCGGCCGCAGGTACAACGCGCAGGCGACCGCCCTCACCAAGCAGGGCCGCCTCGCGGTCTACCCCTCCACCACCGGCCAGGAGGCCTGCGAGGTCGCCGCCGCGCTGGCCCTTCAGGAGCGCGACTGGCTCTTCCCGAGCTACCGCGACACGCTCGCCGCCGTCGCACGCGGCCTGGACCCCGTCCAGGCGCTCACTCTCCTGCGCGGCGACTGGCACACCGGCTACGACCCGCGCGAGCACCGCGTGGCACCCCTGTGCACCCCCCTCGCCACCCAGCTCCCGCACGCCGTCGGCCTCGCGCACGCCGCCCGCCTCAAGGGCGACGACGTGGTCGCGCTCGCCATGGTCGGCGACGGCGGCACCAGCGAGGGCGACTTCCACGAGGCGCTGAACTTCGCCGCCGTCTGGCAGGCCCCGGTCGTCTTCCTGGTCCAGAACAACGGCTTCGCGATCTCCGTCCCGCTGGCCAAGCAGACCGCGGCCCCGTCGTTGGCCCACAAGGCCGTCGGCTACGGCATGCCCGGCCGCCTGGTCGACGGCAACGACGCGGCCGCCGTGCACGAGGTACTCAGCGACGCCGTGCGGCACGCGCGCGAGGGCGGCGGGCCCACGCTGGTCGAGGCGATCACGTACCGCATCGACGCCCACACCAACGCCGACGACGCGACCCGCTACCGCGGCGACACCGAGGTCGAGACCTGGCGTGAGCACGACCCGATCGCGCTCCTGGAGCACGAGCTGACCGAACGTGGTCTGATCGACGAGGACGGCATACGGGCCGCCCGCGACGCCGCCGAGACCATGGCCGCCGACCTGCGTGAACGCATGAACCAGGACCCGGTGCTCGACCCCATGGACCTGTTCGCCCACGTCTACGCCGAGCCCACCGGCCAACTGCGTGAGCAACGGGCCCAGTTGCAGGCCGAGCTGCACGCGGAGCTGCACACGGAGCAGGAAGGCGGGCACTGA